One Sphingomonas sp. LHG3406-1 genomic window carries:
- a CDS encoding hemerythrin domain-containing protein, producing MTSVDGAGSNSLVLGARKGLADDLAYLRPLYPTSDWRSHANFGELANFWLHVHSSLRSEGSEVVRIVNAYRGQEIDRMQLQQAFVPQLNSFLQHLDHHHRIEDNVYFPKFRLLDGRLIAGFDLLEADHELIHQSLVQTVAHARELLAALSQTAGGERQAADTFAGRIEHLLKLLQQHLGDEEELVVPALLEHGEQALL from the coding sequence ATGACGAGCGTCGACGGAGCAGGAAGCAACTCCTTGGTGCTCGGAGCCCGCAAGGGCTTGGCTGACGACCTCGCCTACTTGCGTCCGCTATACCCGACCAGCGACTGGCGATCGCATGCTAACTTCGGCGAACTGGCCAATTTCTGGCTTCATGTGCATTCCAGTCTGCGCAGCGAAGGCAGCGAGGTCGTTCGAATCGTGAACGCTTATCGCGGGCAGGAGATCGATAGAATGCAGCTGCAGCAGGCCTTCGTTCCGCAGCTCAATTCCTTTCTGCAGCACCTCGATCACCATCACAGGATTGAGGATAACGTCTACTTTCCCAAGTTCCGGCTATTGGACGGGCGCCTGATCGCGGGCTTTGATCTGCTGGAGGCGGATCACGAGCTAATCCATCAGAGCCTTGTCCAGACGGTCGCGCATGCGCGGGAACTGCTGGCGGCGCTCTCGCAGACCGCAGGTGGCGAACGCCAGGCCGCTGACACCTTCGCCGGCAGGATCGAGCATCTCCTGAAGCTCTTACAACAGCATCTTGGTGACGAGGAGGAACTGGTTGTTCCGGCCCTTCTCGAGCATGGCGAGCAAGCGCTGCTATAA
- a CDS encoding methyltransferase domain-containing protein yields MINPANAPTARFFESVGIEAGARVLDVGCGSGDLSRFVAELAGPEGEVVAIDRSDEALAMARTMPISSSAAPIRYRTMELSVELPDLGLFDAIVGRRVLMYLPQPASTIARLKRLAKPGAVLAFQEHARSSLPSGLGRLDLHGQLYDWMWTTVAAEGGDVGLALRLVDLFQAEGLTIEQARSEAILLQPGEPSFLPTLTAMMLPRFVEREVASVEDVGLETLAERLEEERCAAGGTIVWDLAFLTAARLSI; encoded by the coding sequence ATGATCAATCCTGCAAATGCCCCTACCGCCCGCTTCTTCGAAAGCGTGGGTATCGAGGCGGGCGCGCGAGTGCTCGACGTTGGATGCGGAAGTGGCGACCTTAGCCGCTTCGTGGCCGAATTGGCAGGACCCGAGGGCGAGGTGGTTGCGATCGATCGCAGCGACGAAGCCTTGGCCATGGCGCGCACCATGCCGATCAGTTCCTCTGCGGCGCCAATTCGGTATCGCACGATGGAATTGTCCGTTGAGCTGCCGGATCTCGGCCTGTTCGATGCGATCGTGGGGCGGCGCGTGCTGATGTACCTTCCTCAGCCAGCTTCAACGATCGCCCGCTTGAAGCGGCTGGCAAAGCCGGGTGCGGTCCTGGCCTTTCAGGAGCACGCCCGCTCCAGCCTGCCTTCCGGTCTTGGACGGCTCGACCTGCATGGCCAGCTTTACGACTGGATGTGGACAACTGTCGCGGCAGAGGGTGGCGATGTGGGGCTAGCGCTTCGCTTGGTCGATCTCTTTCAGGCGGAAGGCCTCACCATCGAGCAAGCACGAAGTGAGGCTATTTTGCTCCAGCCCGGCGAACCATCCTTCCTGCCGACGCTTACTGCGATGATGCTTCCGCGTTTTGTCGAGCGGGAGGTAGCAAGCGTTGAAGATGTGGGACTGGAAACACTGGCCGAGCGGCTTGAGGAAGAGCGCTGCGCTGCGGGAGGGACAATCGTGTGGGACTTGGCCTTCCTGACTGCTGCGAGGCTTTCGATCTAG
- a CDS encoding TolC family protein: MRRACLALLLAGAASPAATAPMTFGEAAARLVTEAPALRAADAARRAAEAGLLDADRRPNPSADIEIENFAGTGPYRGVDGAEITAVIEQPIELGGKRRARTAVARADIALALAERQGEARRLLAELARTYGNAAASRARATIAQEQVALAETLAAQSARRLAVGDIAEVEHDRVLVSLGEARTELERNRRDTETAERNLALLVGATEAVEADPSFLATGSVDPAQIAIVTADDSRIAAIADRERARVAAARAGRIPDLTARGGVRVAREEEAVALVAGVSIPLPFFNNGRARVVQAQAEAERANLAAEAQRRDARRTAERALGNWRSALRSLENIEGRTLPAAERLVALTERGYRLGALPYRDLADAQTSLYASRRARIDAQEQVATAKADVAEVTGAYSALGLPILSERNPEVFK, from the coding sequence ATGCGGCGCGCCTGTCTCGCTCTGCTTCTGGCGGGCGCCGCCTCGCCGGCAGCAACGGCACCCATGACCTTCGGCGAGGCTGCGGCGCGGCTGGTGACGGAAGCACCGGCGTTGCGCGCCGCGGACGCTGCCAGGCGCGCGGCCGAGGCCGGTCTCTTGGATGCCGACCGCCGCCCCAATCCGAGCGCCGACATCGAGATCGAGAATTTCGCGGGTACGGGCCCGTATCGTGGTGTCGACGGGGCCGAAATCACCGCAGTGATCGAGCAACCGATCGAGCTTGGCGGCAAGCGGCGCGCGCGCACGGCAGTGGCGAGGGCGGACATCGCGCTTGCGCTTGCCGAGCGGCAGGGGGAAGCCCGCCGCCTGCTTGCCGAACTGGCCCGCACTTACGGTAATGCCGCCGCGTCCCGCGCGCGGGCGACAATCGCGCAGGAACAGGTCGCCCTTGCCGAAACCCTCGCCGCGCAGAGCGCACGCCGGCTGGCGGTCGGCGACATCGCCGAGGTCGAACATGATCGCGTGCTGGTCAGCCTTGGCGAAGCTCGCACGGAGCTTGAGCGGAACCGCCGCGACACCGAGACCGCCGAACGCAATCTGGCGCTGCTTGTCGGGGCGACCGAGGCGGTTGAGGCGGATCCTTCCTTTCTGGCGACCGGCAGCGTCGATCCCGCGCAAATTGCGATCGTAACGGCGGACGACTCCCGGATCGCGGCGATCGCCGACCGGGAACGCGCGCGGGTTGCGGCCGCGAGGGCCGGGCGGATTCCCGACCTTACCGCCCGTGGCGGGGTGCGCGTCGCCCGCGAAGAAGAAGCCGTAGCGCTTGTCGCGGGCGTCTCCATCCCGCTTCCCTTCTTCAATAACGGCCGCGCCCGTGTCGTTCAGGCCCAGGCCGAAGCCGAGCGGGCGAACCTCGCCGCCGAAGCTCAACGGCGCGACGCCCGCCGCACCGCCGAACGAGCGCTCGGCAACTGGCGAAGCGCGCTGCGCTCGCTTGAAAACATCGAGGGGCGGACGCTCCCCGCTGCCGAGCGCCTGGTTGCGCTGACGGAGCGCGGATACCGCCTCGGGGCCTTGCCCTACCGCGATCTCGCCGACGCCCAAACCAGCCTTTACGCATCTAGGCGCGCCAGGATCGACGCTCAGGAACAGGTCGCGACGGCCAAGGCAGACGTGGCGGAGGTAACCGGCGCCTATTCCGCATTAGGTCTTCCGATTTTGTCGGAAAGGAACCCGGAGGTATTTAAATAG
- a CDS encoding efflux RND transporter permease subunit — MFARIVTFSLRNRVFVIALSALLMAYGALVLTRLPVDVFPDLDKSVVTVMTESEGLGTEETEQLVTVPLENVLNGTPGVSRVRSTSAAGLSIVYVEFGWGEDVLVNRQQVAERLQTVRTQLPPGVQPQMAPISSIMGEIMLIAITSDRASPMELRELGEFVVRPKLLAIPGIANAIPLGGELRQYLVAPRAGDMARLGVDLEAIERAAQDFARNSGGGFVERGGRELSVRNVGRSIAIDDLAALPVATATQSTIRLDQVADVRFAAAPRRGDGGSMGKSAVIVSVSKQPGVDTVELTRAIERSLAELDRTLPRDITADRVQFRQADFIEASVSNVERVLIEALIVVAVVLYVFLRNWRTTAISLLAIPFSVLVTAIVLSLFGLSLNTMTLGGIAIAVGELVDDAVVDVENIFRRLRENRAAGDPLPVMQVIASASQEVRSGIIYATGIIVLAFVPLFALGGLEGQLFRPLGIAYICAILASLLVSITLTPALASYLLPRMKSLDEKESGFVRWLKQGYQRILRWAMPRERLLYAFAAAAILVAAVGATLLPRAFLPDFNEGTLTVNITFQPGTSLSESARIGSTAERLLLTIPEVRSVGRRTGRAEMDEHAEGVHYNELDVDLRPGERSREEIFAAVRDRLAAIPASVSVGQPISHRLDHLQSGVRAQVVVKVFGEDIDTLRSVAGGIETGMRDYAGFTDVSIERIVRTPQLDIVVNPSAAAFYGITPAQVTEQLEVLTSGRRVAEVIDGQRRFDVVVRLPEADRDPASLAAVLIATPGGQVPLGALAEVREVDAPNQVSRENGRRRLAVLANLSGETSSQAALEELERILETQRLPAGYSTSVEGTFTAQQDATRTIGLLSLLSLGLIFAVLYARYRSAALALIIIGSVPMALVGSVLALAIAGQTLSVASMVGFITLAGIAARNGILKVSHYLNLVLHEGERFDDAMIMRGSLERLVPVMMTALAAAFALLPLMIDADSAGKEILHPVAITIFGGLITSTLLDSLLTPLLFRRFGNAAVARLAEVRDVSGGRPAEVY; from the coding sequence ATGTTCGCCAGGATCGTCACCTTCTCCCTGCGCAACAGGGTGTTCGTGATCGCGCTGTCGGCGCTGCTCATGGCCTATGGCGCGTTGGTCCTGACCCGTCTTCCGGTCGATGTATTCCCCGACCTCGACAAGTCGGTCGTCACCGTAATGACGGAGTCCGAAGGGCTCGGTACCGAGGAAACCGAGCAGTTGGTGACGGTCCCGCTCGAGAATGTGCTGAACGGAACGCCGGGTGTCAGCCGGGTACGCTCGACCTCCGCCGCGGGCCTGTCGATCGTTTATGTCGAATTCGGCTGGGGCGAGGACGTGCTGGTCAACCGGCAGCAGGTCGCCGAGCGCCTGCAGACGGTGCGCACGCAGCTCCCCCCGGGCGTACAGCCGCAGATGGCGCCCATCTCGTCGATCATGGGCGAGATCATGCTGATCGCCATCACCAGCGATCGCGCTTCGCCGATGGAGCTGCGCGAGCTTGGCGAGTTCGTGGTCCGACCCAAATTGCTCGCCATTCCCGGGATCGCCAACGCCATTCCGCTGGGCGGCGAACTTCGCCAATATCTGGTTGCCCCGCGCGCCGGCGACATGGCCCGGCTCGGGGTCGACTTGGAGGCGATCGAACGCGCGGCCCAGGACTTCGCCCGCAACAGCGGCGGCGGTTTCGTCGAACGGGGCGGGCGCGAACTGAGCGTCCGCAACGTCGGCCGCTCGATCGCGATCGACGATCTCGCCGCGCTTCCGGTCGCCACCGCCACCCAATCCACCATCCGCCTCGACCAGGTGGCCGACGTCCGCTTCGCCGCGGCGCCGCGGCGCGGCGACGGCGGGTCGATGGGCAAGTCGGCGGTGATCGTCTCGGTCTCCAAGCAGCCGGGCGTCGACACGGTCGAACTGACCCGCGCTATCGAACGCTCGCTCGCCGAACTCGACCGCACCCTTCCGCGCGATATCACCGCCGACCGCGTCCAATTCCGTCAGGCCGACTTCATCGAGGCCTCGGTCAGCAACGTCGAGCGCGTGCTGATCGAAGCGCTGATCGTGGTCGCGGTCGTGCTGTACGTCTTTCTGCGCAACTGGCGCACCACCGCCATCTCGCTGCTCGCCATTCCCTTTTCGGTGCTGGTCACCGCCATCGTGCTCAGCCTGTTCGGCCTGTCGCTCAATACCATGACGCTGGGCGGGATCGCGATCGCGGTGGGCGAACTGGTCGACGACGCGGTGGTGGACGTCGAGAACATCTTCCGCCGCCTGCGCGAAAACCGCGCCGCAGGCGATCCGCTCCCGGTGATGCAGGTGATCGCCTCGGCCAGCCAGGAAGTGCGCTCCGGCATCATCTACGCGACCGGGATCATCGTTCTGGCCTTTGTGCCCCTGTTCGCGCTGGGCGGGCTCGAGGGGCAGCTCTTTCGCCCGCTCGGCATCGCCTACATCTGCGCAATCCTCGCCAGCCTGCTGGTGTCGATCACCCTCACTCCGGCGCTGGCCTCCTACCTCCTGCCGCGCATGAAGAGCCTCGATGAAAAGGAGAGCGGGTTCGTCCGCTGGCTCAAGCAGGGTTACCAGCGGATCCTGCGCTGGGCGATGCCGCGCGAGCGGCTGCTTTACGCTTTCGCCGCCGCCGCGATCCTGGTGGCCGCGGTCGGCGCGACCCTGTTGCCGCGCGCGTTCCTGCCCGACTTCAACGAAGGCACGCTGACCGTCAACATCACCTTCCAGCCAGGCACCTCGCTGAGCGAATCGGCGCGCATTGGCTCGACCGCCGAGCGGCTGCTCCTGACCATTCCCGAGGTTCGCAGCGTCGGGCGTCGGACCGGCCGGGCCGAAATGGACGAGCATGCCGAAGGAGTTCACTACAACGAGCTCGACGTCGACCTCCGTCCGGGCGAGCGCAGCCGCGAGGAAATTTTCGCCGCCGTCCGCGACCGGCTGGCGGCAATCCCCGCCTCGGTCAGCGTCGGCCAGCCCATCTCGCACCGCCTCGACCACCTGCAGAGCGGCGTTCGGGCGCAGGTCGTGGTCAAGGTGTTCGGCGAGGATATCGACACATTGCGCTCGGTCGCGGGCGGGATCGAGACGGGGATGCGGGACTATGCAGGCTTCACCGACGTCAGCATCGAACGGATCGTCCGCACGCCGCAGCTCGACATCGTGGTCAACCCCTCGGCCGCCGCCTTCTACGGAATCACGCCGGCGCAGGTGACCGAGCAGCTCGAAGTGCTGACGAGCGGTCGGCGGGTGGCCGAGGTGATCGACGGCCAGCGCCGCTTCGACGTCGTCGTCCGCTTGCCCGAAGCCGACCGGGACCCCGCCTCGCTTGCCGCCGTCCTGATTGCGACGCCCGGTGGGCAGGTTCCGCTCGGCGCCTTGGCCGAGGTCCGAGAAGTCGATGCGCCCAACCAAGTGTCGCGCGAAAACGGCCGGCGTCGCCTCGCCGTGCTGGCCAATCTGTCGGGTGAAACCAGCAGCCAGGCAGCGCTGGAGGAGCTTGAGCGCATCCTGGAAACACAGCGCCTGCCCGCCGGCTACTCGACCAGCGTCGAAGGCACCTTCACCGCGCAGCAGGATGCTACGCGAACCATCGGGCTGCTGTCGCTCCTCTCGCTCGGGCTCATCTTCGCAGTTCTCTACGCCCGCTACCGCTCGGCGGCGCTGGCACTGATCATCATCGGCTCGGTGCCGATGGCCCTGGTCGGGTCGGTGCTTGCGCTCGCCATCGCCGGGCAGACTTTGTCGGTCGCCTCGATGGTCGGCTTCATCACCTTGGCCGGGATCGCGGCGCGCAACGGCATCCTCAAGGTCAGCCACTATCTCAACCTCGTCCTTCACGAGGGCGAGCGGTTCGACGATGCGATGATCATGCGCGGCAGCCTCGAGCGGCTGGTGCCGGTGATGATGACCGCGCTGGCGGCGGCGTTCGCCTTGCTGCCGCTGATGATCGATGCCGATTCGGCGGGCAAGGAGATCCTCCATCCCGTCGCGATCACCATCTTTGGCGGGCTCATCACATCGACCCTGCTCGATTCCCTTCTCACCCCCTTGCTGTTCCGGCGCTTCGGAAATGCAGCTGTCGCACGCCTCGCCGAGGTCCGGGACGTCTCCGGCGGACGACCGGCAGAAGTCTATTAA